A single Chanos chanos chromosome 8, fChaCha1.1, whole genome shotgun sequence DNA region contains:
- the LOC115819609 gene encoding chromatin target of PRMT1 protein-like: MSLHDRFTDVLKNKQTSQHNPGSLHNQKLALQMESRPSVQAALHNKGSLRQRLGRANVKARLGGSMVRGATLGFPAPGLRGQGDHMTGISRPVYARHMSRYRGQGALSQLMGPRALRHKRGQMCFGVAVGGRVQEGLREKGRRLGAVMTGALRGRGRGRGRDRGLARCAITREMLDIQLDEYMSNTKSRLDAELDAYMAEVDPADIE, translated from the exons ATGTCACTGCATGATCG GTTTACCGACGTGctaaagaacaaacagacatcacagcaTAACCCAGGTTCACTGCACAATCAGAAGCTGGCCCTGCAAATGGAGAGCAGACCCTCTGTCCAGGCTGCTTTGCATAACAAAGGG AGTCTGAGGCAGCGCTTGGGAAGGGCCAATGTCAAAGCCAGGCTGGGCGGGTCCATGGTTAGAGGAGCCACCCTGGGCTTCCCTGCACCAGGACTGAGAGGACAAGGAGATCACATGACAGGGATCAGCAGACCCGTATACGCTAGAC ATATGAGCAGATATCGTGGACAAGGGGCTCTGTCTCAGTTGATGGGGCCCCGAGCGCTAAGGCACAAAAGGGGTCAGATGTGTTTTGGTGTGGCGGTTGGAGGCAGAGTCCAAGAGGGATTGAGAGAAAAAG GCAGGAGGCTGGGTGCAGTTATGACTGGGGCCTTGCGTGGCAGAGGCCGTGGGCGGGGCAGAGACAGGGGATTGGCCCGCTGTGCTATCACCAGAGAGATGCTCGACATCCAGCTGGACGAGTACATGTCTAACACCAAAAGCCGCCTAGATGCTGAGTTGGATGCTTACATGGCTGAGGTTGACCCTGCAGACATAGAGTAG
- the LOC115819610 gene encoding LOW QUALITY PROTEIN: mothers against decapentaplegic homolog 4 (The sequence of the model RefSeq protein was modified relative to this genomic sequence to represent the inferred CDS: deleted 1 base in 1 codon) produces the protein MSANPPSSSDACLSIVHSLMCHRQGGENEGFAKRAIESLVKKLKEKKDELESLITAVTTNGMHPSKCVTIQRTLDGRLQVAGRKGFPHVIYARLWRWPDLHKNELKHVKFCQFAFDLKYDSVCVNPYHYERVVSPGIVGLSIQNTERLIKEEYIHDCMDLPPRVSPQHEQPPLDHYSQPLPPLTHEPPRASPSAALYPSIPLSPPAGSSMLSMQCSHSEGLLRIASPQSRNLASTPPPSTPTHSSTQLSISQGERSTSKGSPTQPSFRTTWTGTSTASYTPVESQQNGRGHQQVSPHHTSHFWSQHHTPASYPQPVLNHPGPEFWCSLSYFEMDIQVGEMFKVLANCPVVTVDGYVDPSGGDRFCLGQLSNVHRTDSSERARLHIGKGVQLECRGEGDVWMRCLSDHAVFVQSYYLDRKAGRAPGDAVHKIYPGAYIKVFDLRQCHRQMQHQAATAQAAAAAQAAAVAGNIPGPGSVGGIAPAISLSAAACIGVDDLRRLCILRLSFVKGWGPDYPRQSIKDTPCWVEVHLHRALQLLDEVLHSMPLATPGSSNQSSQDTMHVWTAESVARAALSWKRRKITTPSKFHLLKAQECGVSETPVQDRERDMLEKPMLGESRPE, from the exons ATGTCGGCGAACCCACCGAGCAGTAGCGACGCCTGCCTGAGCATCGTGCACAGTCTGATGTGCCATCGACAGGGCGGCGAGAACGAGGGATTTGCCAAGCGGGCCATCGAGAGCCTGGTGAAAAagctgaaggagaagaaggacGAGCTGGAATCCTTAATAACGGCCGTCACCACCAACGGTATGCACCCCAGCAAATGCGTCACCATTCAGAGGACGCTAGATGGACGACTTCAG gtgGCAGGGAGAAAAGGTTTCCCTCATGTGATCTACGCAAGACTCTGGCGATGGCCAGACCTCCACAAAAACGAGTTAAAGCATGTCAAGTTCTGTCAGTTTGCCTTCGATCTCAAATATGACAGCGTTTGTGTCAACCCCTATCACTATGAGAGGGTTGTGTCACCTGGTATTG TCGGTCTCAGCATTCAAAACACAG AGAGACTGATTAAAGAGGAGTACATCCATGACTGTATGGACCTGCCACCCAGAGTATCCCCTCAGCATGAACAGCCTCCCCTTGACCATTACAGCCAACCCCTGCCCCCCCTGACTCACGAGCCCCCCCGCGCCTCTCCGTCTGCCGCTCTCTACCCAAGCATCCCCCTTTCTCCACCAG CGGGCAGCTCCATGTTGTCTATGCAGTGCAGTCATTCTGAAGGCCTGCTTCGAATTGCCTCCCCTCAGAGCCGAAACCTggcctccacccctcccccatccACCCCGACCCACTCCTCCACCCAGCTCTCCATCAGTCAGGGTGAACGCAGCACATCCAAAGGATCACCAACTCAGCCATCATTCCGCA CTACCTGGACAGGTACCAGCACAGCCTCCTACACCCCTGTAGAATCTCAGCAAAATGGGCGTGGCCATCAGCAAGTCTCTCCTCACCATACCAGCCACTTCT GGTCTCAACATCATACTCCAGCCTCATACCCACAGCCAGTTTTGAATCATCCAG GTCCTGAGTTTTGGTGTTCACTCTCATACTTTGAGATGGACATCCAGGTTGGGGAGATGTTTAAGGTGCTGGCTAACTGCCCCGTGGTCACAGTGGACGGATACGTGGACCCGTCAGGGGGTGATCGCTTCTGTTTGGGTCAGCTCAGCAATGTGCATCGTACAGACTCCAGTGAGCGGGCCAG GCTCCACATTGGGAAAGGAGTGCAGCTGGAGTGCCGTGGAGAGGGAGACGTGTGGATGCGCTGTCTTAGTGACCACGCCGTCTTCGTTCAGAGTTATTACCTGGACAGAAAAGCAGGGCGTGCCCCGGGAGATGCCGTGCACAAAATTTATCCTGGCGCCTACATTAAG gtGTTTGACCTGCGTCAGTGTCACAGGCAGATGCAGCATCAGGCGGCCACTGCGCAGGCAGCTGCGGCTGCCCAGGCTGCAGCTGTGGCTGGGAACATTCCGGGCCCGGGCAGCGTGGGCGGCATCGCTCCCGCCATCA GTCTCTCTGCGGCAGCGTGCATTGGTGTGGACGACCTGCGACGGCTCTGCATTTTAAGACTTAGCTTTGTGAAGGGCTGGGGGCCAGACTACCCACGACAAAGCATCAAGGACACGCCCTGCTGGGTGGAGGTCCACCTGCACCGTGCTCTCCAGCTGTTGGATGAGGTGTTGCACTCCATGCCTCTGGCC ACGCCAGGGTCGAGTAACCAAAGCAGTCAGGATACAATGCA CGTTTGGACTGCTGAGAGTGTGGCACGGGCCGCGTTGTCATGGAAACGCAGAAAGATCACAACACCATCCAAGTTCCACTTGCTGAAGGCCCAAGAATGTGGTGTGAGTGAAACGCCAGTGCAGGACAGGGAGCGTGACATGCTGGAGAAACCTATGCTGGGAGAGTCCAGGCCTGAATGA
- the syt11b gene encoding synaptotagmin-11b isoform X1, whose protein sequence is MAEITEIRAAYDVSPVLAGFIGAGVLVVAVVVLIFMWMCCQRHYHRMTNSYKLRGLHSDHCDLAADPPYKFIHMLKGMSIYPETLSSSKRIVRLARGSGRHGDRERGRAVVLADDPAAESGLSEGLQLQMGDLEPSKQPRLETELPVHADYCSQEGSSTTSSSQSSSTNASKTATPFTPMEEPNLGTVSLAVDYNFPKKALVVTIQKAEGLPAVDEQAGSSDPYIKMTILPEKKHRVKTRVLRKTLEPVFDETFTFYGVPYSVLSELTLHFLILSFDRFSRDDVIGEALVPLAGVDPSTGKVVITQQICKRTMQCVNRGELLVSLSYQPVSHRLSVVVLKAKQLPKMDITGLSGNPYVKVNVFYGRKRIAKKKTHVKKCTLNPVFNESFIYDLPAELLPEISIEFLVIDFDRTTKNEVVGRVVLGTHSPSPSGVAHWQEVCQNPRRQVSKWHSLSEY, encoded by the exons ATGGCTGAGATCACCGAAATACGAGCAGCATACG atgtgTCCCCCGTTCTGGCAGGCTTCATCGGAGCTGGTGTTTTGGTTGTTGCGGTGGTGGTACTGATCTTCATGTGGATGTGTTGTCAGCGACACTATCACAGGATGACGAACAGCTACAAGCTCCGTGGCCTCCATTCGGATCATTGTGACCTGGCCGCAGACCCTCCCTATAAATTCATTCACATGCTCAAAGGCATGAGCATCTACCCAGAGACACTGAGCAGCAGCAAGAGGATAGTGCGCTTGGCACGCGGCTCTGGTCGGCACGGCGACCGAGAGAGGGGTCGCGCTGTGGTCCTCGCGGACGACCCGGCGGCCGAGAGCGGGCTATCCGAAGGTCTCCAGCTTCAGATGGGTGACCTGGAACCCAGCAAACAGCCCAGGCTGGAAACGGAGCTGCCCGTTCACGCCGACTACTGCAGCCAAGAGGGAAGTTCCaccaccagcagcagccagaGCAGTAGCACCAACGCTTCCAAGACGGCCACGCCCTTCACCCCGATGGAGGAGCCCAACCTGGGCACCGTCAGCCTGGCTGTGGACTACAACTTCCCCAAGAAAGCCCTGGTGGTCACCATCCAGAAGGCGGAGGGGTTGCCGGCTGTGGACGAGCAGGCGGGTAGCTCAGACCCTTACATAAAAATGACCATCCTTCCCGAGAAAAAGCATCGCGTGAAGACCCGAGTGCTGAGGAAGACGCTGGAGCCCGTCTTCGACGAGACATTCACCTTCTACGGGGTGCCGTACAGCGTGCTGTCGGAGCTCACGCTTCACTTCCTGATACTCAGCTTTGACCGCTTCTCCCGGGACGACGTGATTGGAGAGGCTCTCGTACCGCTGGCGGGCGTGGACCCCAGCACAGGCAAAGTGGTTATCACTCAGCAGATCTGCAAGAGAACCATGCAG TGTGTGAATCGCGGGGAGCTGCTGGTCTCCTTGTCCTATCAGCCCGTCTCCCACCGGCTCAGCGTCGTGGTCCTTAAAGCCAAACAGCTTCCCAAAATGGACATCACGGGACTGTCCGGCA ATCCTTACGTGAAAGTGAACGTGTTCTACGGTCGCAAGCGTATCGCCAAAAAGAAGACCCACGTGAAGAAGTGCACGCTCAACCCCGTCTTCAACGAGTCCTTCATCTATGACTTGCCTGCTGAGCTCCTGCCGGAAATTTCCATCGAGTTTCTGGTCATCGATTTTGACCGCACCACGAAGAACGAGGTGGTGGGCAGAGTGGTGCTGGGCACGCACAGCCCGTCTCCGTCCGGTGTGGCCCACTGGCAGGAGGTGTGCCAAAACCCACGTCGGCAAGTCTCAAAGTGGCACAGTCTGAGCGAGTATTAG
- the syt11b gene encoding synaptotagmin-11b isoform X2: MAEITEIRAAYDVSPVLAGFIGAGVLVVAVVVLIFMWMCCQRHYHRMTNNPPYKFIHMLKGMSIYPETLSSSKRIVRLARGSGRHGDRERGRAVVLADDPAAESGLSEGLQLQMGDLEPSKQPRLETELPVHADYCSQEGSSTTSSSQSSSTNASKTATPFTPMEEPNLGTVSLAVDYNFPKKALVVTIQKAEGLPAVDEQAGSSDPYIKMTILPEKKHRVKTRVLRKTLEPVFDETFTFYGVPYSVLSELTLHFLILSFDRFSRDDVIGEALVPLAGVDPSTGKVVITQQICKRTMQCVNRGELLVSLSYQPVSHRLSVVVLKAKQLPKMDITGLSGNPYVKVNVFYGRKRIAKKKTHVKKCTLNPVFNESFIYDLPAELLPEISIEFLVIDFDRTTKNEVVGRVVLGTHSPSPSGVAHWQEVCQNPRRQVSKWHSLSEY, translated from the exons ATGGCTGAGATCACCGAAATACGAGCAGCATACG atgtgTCCCCCGTTCTGGCAGGCTTCATCGGAGCTGGTGTTTTGGTTGTTGCGGTGGTGGTACTGATCTTCATGTGGATGTGTTGTCAGCGACACTATCACAGGATGACGAACA ACCCTCCCTATAAATTCATTCACATGCTCAAAGGCATGAGCATCTACCCAGAGACACTGAGCAGCAGCAAGAGGATAGTGCGCTTGGCACGCGGCTCTGGTCGGCACGGCGACCGAGAGAGGGGTCGCGCTGTGGTCCTCGCGGACGACCCGGCGGCCGAGAGCGGGCTATCCGAAGGTCTCCAGCTTCAGATGGGTGACCTGGAACCCAGCAAACAGCCCAGGCTGGAAACGGAGCTGCCCGTTCACGCCGACTACTGCAGCCAAGAGGGAAGTTCCaccaccagcagcagccagaGCAGTAGCACCAACGCTTCCAAGACGGCCACGCCCTTCACCCCGATGGAGGAGCCCAACCTGGGCACCGTCAGCCTGGCTGTGGACTACAACTTCCCCAAGAAAGCCCTGGTGGTCACCATCCAGAAGGCGGAGGGGTTGCCGGCTGTGGACGAGCAGGCGGGTAGCTCAGACCCTTACATAAAAATGACCATCCTTCCCGAGAAAAAGCATCGCGTGAAGACCCGAGTGCTGAGGAAGACGCTGGAGCCCGTCTTCGACGAGACATTCACCTTCTACGGGGTGCCGTACAGCGTGCTGTCGGAGCTCACGCTTCACTTCCTGATACTCAGCTTTGACCGCTTCTCCCGGGACGACGTGATTGGAGAGGCTCTCGTACCGCTGGCGGGCGTGGACCCCAGCACAGGCAAAGTGGTTATCACTCAGCAGATCTGCAAGAGAACCATGCAG TGTGTGAATCGCGGGGAGCTGCTGGTCTCCTTGTCCTATCAGCCCGTCTCCCACCGGCTCAGCGTCGTGGTCCTTAAAGCCAAACAGCTTCCCAAAATGGACATCACGGGACTGTCCGGCA ATCCTTACGTGAAAGTGAACGTGTTCTACGGTCGCAAGCGTATCGCCAAAAAGAAGACCCACGTGAAGAAGTGCACGCTCAACCCCGTCTTCAACGAGTCCTTCATCTATGACTTGCCTGCTGAGCTCCTGCCGGAAATTTCCATCGAGTTTCTGGTCATCGATTTTGACCGCACCACGAAGAACGAGGTGGTGGGCAGAGTGGTGCTGGGCACGCACAGCCCGTCTCCGTCCGGTGTGGCCCACTGGCAGGAGGTGTGCCAAAACCCACGTCGGCAAGTCTCAAAGTGGCACAGTCTGAGCGAGTATTAG
- the LOC115819611 gene encoding GTP-binding protein Rit1-like: protein MQFISHRFPEDHDPTIEDAYKTQIRIDNEAANLDILDTAGQVEFTAMRDQYMRAGEGFIISYSITDRRSFQEARQLKQLIYRVRHTVDTPLVLVGNKSDLAQLRQVSIEEGKRLAEEFQCPFFETSAALRYYIDEVFATLVRQIRQREAEACRVNKKKSQRPHALWTRLRLPFHRKQHSLQ, encoded by the exons ATGCAGTTCATCAGTCATAGATTCCCCGAGGACCATGATCCAACTATTG aggatGCGTACAAGACCCAAATTCGAATTGACAATGAAGCAGCAAACCTTGACATATTGGATACAGCAGGGCAG GTGGAGTTTACGGCCATGAGGGATCAGTATATGCGAGCAGGTGAGGGTTTCATTATCTCCTACTCTATTACTGACCGCCGCAGCTTCCAGGAGGCAAGACAGCTGAAACAGCTCATCTACCGTGTGCGTCACACTGTGGACACACCACTGGTGCTAGTGGGCAACAAATCTGACCTTGCGCAACTACGACAG GTATCGATAGAGGAGGGGAAAAGGTTAGCTGAGGAGTTCCAGTGTCCATTTTTTGAGACCTCAGCCGCTTTGCGGTACTACATCGATGAAGTGTTCGCCACGCTTGTACGTCAGATACGACAGAGGGAGGCTGAGGCGTGCAGGGTCAACAAAAAGAAGAGCCAACGACCTCACGCACTCTGGACACGTCTACGACTGCCCTTCCATAGGAAGCAGCACTCTCTGCAGTGA